Proteins from one Triticum aestivum cultivar Chinese Spring chromosome 7A, IWGSC CS RefSeq v2.1, whole genome shotgun sequence genomic window:
- the LOC123153405 gene encoding uncharacterized protein, protein MPEAATEEGEASGSGSTRALRRSQRFTAAASSTATTRSMALVRARQSPGSQSPQEPSARSNTRKRKKGPAANQKPKTREEQEEEVSSADSSPIREPHIPDEMYRLDDLDTSKVIQKALGDHLDKIARHMGLPTLNVHMCRASMCVLDDPNLVPDRESSRKAVLNAARSVLGFSSFVGGKPLARCCGFWVDWDEKTKIGTALTTSSLICTKSASMDSWLGQEEYDTHVLVHMQGGATEKATLQYHQKHYDLAFFSVRMDRPVHILSFNDGVKRSDQVFELGRDEKSFLRISHGVVKILNPNLLERYHYMHVHSADPHPDYGIGGPLIDFGGKIMGMVNGNTSGSFIPSSILVKCLHLWRKFGCIPRPQLGMKFWSIKFVDIALAENILCKCNIDDGLIVKEVSYGSPAEKLGILVGDVINCFNGERISTTVELENMLLSKCEDENNSLNSEVNVKLDVFHIRKSRWSDRTLTVKVSDDNEVVATGVSYPFGDGTP, encoded by the exons ATGCCGGAAGCCGCCACTGAAGAGGGAGAGGCGTCGGGGTCCGGATCAACTCGCGCGCTCCGCCGCAGCCAGAGGTTCACGGCTGCAGCAAGTTCCACGGCGACGACCCGGTCGATGGCCCTGGTGCGTGCGCGGCAGTCCCCGGGGTCCCAATCTCCACAGGAACCATCCGCGCGATCCAATACAAGGAAGAGAAAGAAGGGGCCGGCTGCCAACCAGAAACCGAAGAcacgggaggagcaggaggaggaggtctCATCCGCAGACAGCTCCCCAATTCGCGAGCCACATATCCCGGATGAGATGTATCGACTTGATGATCTGGATACGTCCAAAGTCATTCAGAAGGCACTAGGAGATCATTTGGACAAAATAG CTCGCCATATGGGATTGCCTACTCTGAATGTGCACATGTGCAGAGCTTCCATGTGCGTTCTTGATGACCCAAATCTGGTTCCTGATCGTGAATCTTCAAGAAAGGCGGTGCTTAATGCTGCTCGCTCTGTTCTCGGGTTTTCGTCCTTTGTTG GTGGTAAGCCACTAGCACGATGCTGTGGTTTctgggttgattgggatgagaagACCAAAATTGGCACTGCTTTGACAACTTCAAGTCTCATTTGTACTAAGTCTGCATCTATGGACAGTTGGTTAGGGCAAGAAGAGTATGATACTCAT GTTCTTGTTCACATGCAGGGTGGCGCCACTGAAAAGGCCACCCTGCAGTACCATCAGAAGCACTATGATTTGGCCTTCTTCAGTGTTAGAATGGATCGGCCCGTTCATATACTTTCTTTCAATGATGGTGTGAAGCGTTCTGACCAAGTTTTTGAGCTTGGAAGAGATGAAAAGTCGTTTCTAAGGATAAGCCATGGTGTGGTGAAAATCTTGAATCCAAACCTGCTTGAACGGTATCACTATATGCATGTTCACAGTGCAGATCCACACCCCGAT TATGGCATAGGAGGGCCACTCATTGACTTTGGTGGAAAAATCATGGGAATGGTCAATGGCAATACAAGCGGGTCTTTTATACCGTCTTCCATTTTAGTCAAGTGCTTGCATTTGTGGAGAAAATTTGG GTGCATCCCTCGGCCCCAGCTTGGTATGAAATTTTGGTCAATCAAGTTTGTAGACATTGCTCTTGCTGAGAATATATTGTGCAAGTGTAATATTGATGATGGCCTTATTGTAAAAGAg GTGTCATATGGATCTCCTGCTGAGAAACTTGGAATACTGGTCGGTGACGTCATTAATTGTTTCAATGGAGAACGCATCTCTACAACAGTTGAG TTGGAGAATATGTTGCTAAGCAAATGCGAGGATGAAAATAATAGCCTTAATTCTGAAGTCAATGTCAAA CTTGATGTGTTTCACATACGCAAGTCTCGCTGGAGTGACAGAACATTAACTGTAAAAGTGTCTGATGACAATGAAGTTGTTGCAACAGGAG